A section of the Roseivirga sp. BDSF3-8 genome encodes:
- a CDS encoding 2-oxo acid dehydrogenase subunit E2, whose product MPTEVKVPQISEGADTATVAEILVSEGDTIQEEESIIVVETDKASVEVPSTHSGKVTEIKISEGDELQVGDVILLVEEEGEEDDEESKKDESGKEAEEEEQESKEAKEDDSKDEEDETDTDDDEAEVKESEEESEKTEEDEKQKETKAEKDDTEEKKKDKYHGDGPRQDENESRNGEEKDNEVKEDDNEDDGIPAAPGVRRQAREQGVDLTTVEGTGPEGRITSEDVEKAAGKKGGGGDKTPTSSSLPDFSKWGDTERKPLSGIRKATALNTTSAWQTIPHVTQFDEADITDIEAYRQEHSEKAEEAGGKLTVTAILTKIVANALRKFPEFNASVDMENEEVVYKKYVHIGIAADTEQGLLVPVVRHADRKNMIELSVEITRLAEKARDGKLAPDDMLGGNFTISNLGGIGGTNFTPIVYSPQVAILGVARAEIKPVYNGETFEPKQVLPLSLSYDHRIIDGAAGARFLRWICQALEDPYAALLGA is encoded by the coding sequence ATGCCTACAGAAGTAAAAGTACCTCAGATATCCGAAGGAGCAGATACCGCCACAGTCGCAGAAATACTGGTATCAGAAGGCGATACCATACAGGAAGAGGAATCCATCATAGTCGTGGAAACAGACAAGGCCTCCGTAGAAGTGCCCTCGACGCACAGCGGTAAGGTCACGGAGATTAAAATAAGCGAAGGTGACGAGCTGCAGGTGGGTGACGTCATCCTGCTGGTAGAAGAGGAAGGAGAAGAAGATGACGAGGAGAGTAAAAAGGACGAATCCGGTAAAGAAGCTGAAGAGGAGGAGCAGGAAAGTAAAGAGGCTAAGGAAGATGATAGCAAAGATGAAGAGGACGAAACTGACACTGACGATGATGAGGCTGAGGTAAAAGAAAGTGAGGAAGAGAGCGAAAAGACTGAAGAAGACGAAAAGCAAAAAGAAACCAAAGCTGAAAAAGACGACACGGAAGAAAAGAAGAAGGACAAATACCATGGGGACGGGCCCCGACAGGATGAAAACGAAAGCCGTAATGGAGAGGAAAAAGATAATGAGGTAAAAGAAGATGATAATGAAGACGATGGCATCCCTGCAGCGCCGGGCGTACGCCGGCAGGCACGGGAGCAGGGAGTAGACCTCACTACAGTGGAAGGCACCGGGCCCGAGGGTCGCATTACCTCAGAAGATGTGGAAAAAGCCGCCGGCAAAAAAGGCGGCGGTGGCGACAAAACTCCGACCTCATCATCCCTCCCTGACTTTAGTAAATGGGGGGACACCGAAAGAAAACCTCTTTCAGGCATACGCAAGGCTACCGCGCTGAATACCACCAGCGCATGGCAGACCATACCTCATGTAACCCAGTTTGACGAGGCAGATATTACCGATATAGAGGCCTACCGGCAGGAGCATAGTGAAAAAGCCGAGGAGGCGGGCGGTAAGCTGACCGTTACGGCCATACTTACCAAAATAGTAGCCAATGCCTTGAGAAAATTTCCTGAGTTTAACGCTAGCGTGGACATGGAAAACGAAGAAGTCGTTTATAAGAAGTACGTTCATATAGGCATCGCAGCGGATACTGAACAGGGGCTTTTAGTGCCAGTCGTGCGGCATGCAGACCGCAAGAATATGATTGAACTATCTGTAGAAATCACCAGGCTGGCAGAAAAGGCCCGGGATGGCAAGCTGGCTCCTGATGACATGCTCGGGGGTAACTTTACCATATCTAACCTGGGCGGTATAGGCGGCACTAACTTCACCCCCATCGTATATAGCCCCCAGGTAGCCATACTGGGCGTGGCCCGTGCAGAAATAAAGCCCGTTTATAACGGAGAGACCTTTGAGCCGAAACAGGTACTGCCACTGAGCCTGAGTTACGACCACCGCATTATCGACGGAGCAGCAGGTGCACGCTTTTTACGGTGGATTTGCCAGGCGTTGGAAGACCCATATGCGGCACTACTGGGTGCCTGA
- the aceE gene encoding pyruvate dehydrogenase (acetyl-transferring), homodimeric type: protein MAEKKETDTKAIENKEWLDSLKWVIDHESEERASELLDLLLQHARTRGIAPPALQTPYINTIAPDQEDEYPGDLDLEEKITGMIRWNAMAMVMKANQKEKGIGGHISTYASAANLFEVGFNHFFRVDEAGLSDMVYFQGHASPGVYARAYVEGRFDDQMLENFRRELLPEGGLTSYPHPRLMPEFWTYPTVSMGLGPIMAIYQARFNKYLCKRGLKDHDAKKIWAFLGDGEMDEPEATGAIALAGREKLGNLIFVVNCNLQRLDGPVRGNTKVVQELEGLFRGAGWNVVKVLWASEWDKLFQKDTSGKLIKHLTEVPDGQLQKYAYEDGTYIREHLFGQDPELQKLAENLTDEDIKAMRRGGHDPIKVYQAYKQAMKYTEGPTVILAQTVKGYGQGESGEASNVTHKTKKLKDDALKQFRDRFQVPLADEDLDDLPFVRPEKDSAEHQYLMKKREEAGGAFPVRKDNSEKLPEPDNSVFEDLLQGSGDSEANTTGAMVQIVTKLLKQEDFADLIVPIIPDESRTFGMESLFRKVGIYAPHGQQYEPVDKDSLLYYKESEEGAILEEGITESGCMSSFIAAGTAYLTHGINTIPFYFFYSMFGFQRTGDLIWAAADAGAKGFLIGGISGRTSLSGEGLQHQDGNSHLYAMAYPNLHAYDPAFAFELAVIVREGIKKMYIQKQDTFYYLTVTNANRPMPEMPEGVEEGILKGLYRYRATSSENKKRRAHLFGSGAIMQEVQKAAHVLEEEYGVATDVWSITSYKALYDDAIDAERENRRVMAREMEPNHIQKCLQDEEGVFVAASDYVKALPASVAQWFPNHLTVLGTDGFGRSDTVAALRDFFEVDHRHIIYATLYALTRNGDMEPEELVKAADNLDMAPDKPNPRTA, encoded by the coding sequence ATGGCTGAAAAAAAAGAAACCGATACCAAAGCAATAGAGAATAAAGAATGGCTCGACTCACTAAAGTGGGTCATTGATCATGAGTCTGAAGAACGTGCCTCCGAACTGCTCGATCTGCTTCTGCAACACGCCCGTACCCGGGGCATAGCCCCTCCGGCCCTTCAGACGCCCTATATCAATACCATTGCTCCTGACCAGGAAGATGAGTACCCTGGCGACCTTGATCTGGAGGAAAAGATCACAGGCATGATCCGCTGGAATGCCATGGCCATGGTAATGAAAGCCAATCAAAAAGAAAAAGGCATCGGCGGACATATTTCCACCTATGCCTCGGCCGCCAACCTGTTCGAGGTAGGGTTTAATCACTTCTTCCGGGTAGATGAAGCGGGGCTTAGCGATATGGTCTATTTTCAGGGCCATGCCTCCCCCGGCGTCTATGCACGGGCTTATGTGGAAGGCCGCTTTGACGACCAGATGCTGGAAAACTTCCGCCGGGAACTACTGCCCGAAGGCGGACTCACCTCCTACCCGCACCCGCGGCTTATGCCGGAATTCTGGACCTACCCCACCGTATCTATGGGACTCGGGCCTATCATGGCTATTTACCAGGCGCGCTTCAACAAATACCTGTGCAAAAGAGGCTTAAAGGACCACGATGCTAAGAAGATATGGGCCTTCCTCGGTGATGGCGAAATGGACGAGCCGGAAGCCACAGGCGCCATCGCCCTGGCCGGACGTGAAAAGCTGGGCAACCTCATCTTTGTTGTAAACTGCAACCTGCAGCGCCTCGACGGACCCGTACGCGGCAACACTAAAGTGGTGCAGGAACTGGAAGGCCTATTTCGCGGAGCAGGCTGGAATGTAGTCAAAGTACTCTGGGCCAGTGAGTGGGACAAGCTATTTCAAAAAGACACATCCGGAAAGCTAATAAAGCACCTCACAGAAGTGCCCGACGGTCAGTTACAGAAATATGCCTACGAGGATGGAACCTACATACGCGAGCACCTCTTTGGGCAGGATCCGGAACTGCAAAAGCTTGCAGAAAACCTTACCGACGAAGACATTAAAGCCATGCGCCGCGGAGGTCACGATCCAATAAAAGTCTACCAGGCCTATAAGCAGGCCATGAAGTATACAGAAGGACCTACAGTAATACTAGCCCAGACCGTGAAGGGCTACGGCCAGGGCGAATCCGGCGAGGCAAGCAATGTCACCCACAAAACCAAAAAACTGAAAGACGATGCCCTCAAGCAATTCCGCGACCGCTTTCAGGTGCCCCTTGCCGACGAAGACCTTGACGACCTGCCTTTTGTAAGACCTGAAAAGGACAGTGCCGAGCATCAATACCTGATGAAAAAGCGGGAGGAAGCAGGCGGCGCATTTCCTGTACGGAAAGATAATAGCGAAAAGCTTCCGGAACCCGACAATTCAGTGTTCGAAGACTTACTGCAAGGCTCCGGAGACTCAGAGGCCAACACTACCGGGGCCATGGTACAAATAGTGACTAAGCTGCTAAAGCAAGAGGACTTTGCTGATCTCATCGTTCCTATCATTCCTGATGAGTCCCGCACCTTTGGTATGGAGTCCCTTTTCAGAAAAGTAGGCATCTACGCTCCCCATGGTCAACAGTATGAGCCAGTGGACAAAGACAGCCTGCTCTATTATAAAGAATCCGAAGAAGGCGCAATACTCGAAGAAGGCATTACCGAATCCGGCTGTATGAGCAGCTTCATCGCTGCCGGCACTGCCTACCTCACCCATGGCATCAATACCATCCCCTTCTATTTCTTCTACTCCATGTTTGGCTTCCAGCGTACCGGCGACCTTATTTGGGCCGCCGCCGATGCAGGTGCCAAAGGCTTCCTTATTGGAGGTATTTCCGGACGTACCAGTCTATCCGGTGAAGGACTGCAGCACCAGGATGGCAACAGCCACCTCTATGCCATGGCCTACCCCAATCTACATGCGTACGATCCGGCATTTGCTTTTGAATTGGCAGTCATCGTACGTGAAGGCATCAAAAAAATGTATATCCAAAAGCAAGACACCTTTTACTACCTCACCGTCACCAATGCCAATAGGCCTATGCCCGAGATGCCCGAAGGCGTGGAAGAAGGCATACTCAAAGGCCTCTACCGCTACCGTGCCACTTCCTCTGAAAATAAAAAGCGGCGGGCCCACCTGTTTGGCAGCGGGGCCATTATGCAGGAAGTACAAAAGGCCGCCCACGTGCTGGAAGAAGAATATGGCGTAGCCACAGATGTGTGGAGCATCACCAGCTACAAAGCCCTGTATGATGATGCTATCGATGCAGAACGGGAAAACAGACGGGTGATGGCCAGAGAAATGGAGCCAAACCACATTCAGAAGTGCCTGCAGGATGAAGAAGGCGTGTTTGTAGCCGCCTCAGACTATGTAAAAGCCCTCCCTGCCTCCGTGGCCCAGTGGTTTCCGAACCACCTCACCGTACTTGGTACAGATGGCTTCGGCAGAAGCGATACCGTAGCCGCACTGCGCGACTTCTTCGAAGTAGACCACCGCCATATCATATATGCCACCCTATATGCACTAACCCGAAACGGAGACATGGAACCGGAAGAACTGGTTAAGGCAGCGGACAACCTTGATATGGCTCCAGACAAACCTAACCCCCGCACAGCCTGA
- a CDS encoding bile acid:sodium symporter family protein, giving the protein MESSILTAVLLPLALGIIMLGMGLSLTPADFKRIFLYPKAATAGLLCQLVLLPLVAYLLCKAWNLEAELAVGIMILAACPGGATSNLIAHLAKGDTALSITLTAFSSLLAVITIPLIVNFAIVEFIPTGQEQQLDVLKTVLSVLIITLIPVAIGMLIRSRSVRFAGRMERPVRVMSAILLVAIIFAAILKERANVIGFFVEAGPVALSLNLVMLAIGYFGSRILRLNSRQSTTISIETGIQNGTLGIAIAATIIGNSQMAIPPAIYSLIMFFTAGVIIFLGNKKSKEEKQLVKS; this is encoded by the coding sequence ATGGAATCCAGCATTCTTACCGCCGTACTATTACCTCTGGCACTGGGCATCATCATGCTCGGTATGGGGCTCTCCCTTACGCCTGCCGATTTTAAGCGTATATTCCTGTATCCGAAGGCCGCTACCGCCGGCCTGTTGTGTCAGTTAGTCTTATTACCCCTCGTAGCCTACTTACTATGTAAAGCCTGGAATCTTGAGGCAGAACTCGCCGTAGGCATCATGATACTCGCCGCCTGTCCCGGTGGGGCCACCAGCAACCTTATTGCCCACCTCGCAAAAGGTGATACCGCCCTCTCTATTACACTCACGGCATTTTCATCATTATTAGCAGTTATCACTATTCCACTCATCGTTAATTTTGCCATAGTGGAGTTCATCCCCACCGGCCAGGAGCAGCAACTGGATGTACTTAAGACCGTGCTCAGTGTACTTATTATCACCCTAATTCCCGTAGCCATAGGCATGCTGATTAGGAGCAGGTCCGTACGCTTTGCCGGGCGAATGGAGAGACCGGTAAGAGTTATGTCCGCGATATTACTAGTAGCTATTATTTTCGCCGCCATACTGAAAGAAAGAGCCAATGTAATAGGCTTTTTTGTAGAAGCCGGCCCGGTCGCCCTCAGCCTCAATCTTGTCATGCTCGCCATCGGCTACTTCGGTTCTCGCATCCTCAGGCTCAATAGTCGCCAGAGCACCACTATCTCAATAGAAACAGGCATTCAAAACGGCACCCTCGGCATAGCCATTGCCGCCACCATCATTGGCAACTCCCAAATGGCCATTCCTCCCGCCATCTATAGCCTTATCATGTTCTTTACTGCCGGTGTCATTATCTTCCTGGGAAATAAGAAGAGTAAGGAAGAAAAACAGCTGGTTAAATCCTGA
- a CDS encoding helix-turn-helix domain-containing protein, which yields MSIILPGKFDKTRSLQSLVENRTSFTVNQAELHIFETSREVQNVNLEFSAPVIASMIKGRKIMNIRDYDQFDFLPGESVVMPAYENMNITFPDATENTPTQCTALTIDQGKFSNVLDRLNESRQSERLPLLDYNLSNLRFTNSEAFHQIINRLVFIFMENNPAKDFFVDLLLQELIVRLVQARSLRSLDNPQHKSDTDVRLANVVEFIRNNISQQFDVDTLSEKACMSSSHFFRCFKNEFGLSPLEFINQEKIEAAARLIRENPSEQLKEIYYDCGFNNYSHFSKLFKRYKKLSPAEYRDRFN from the coding sequence ATGTCAATTATCCTACCCGGTAAATTTGATAAGACCAGGTCTCTGCAGTCCCTGGTAGAAAACCGCACCAGCTTCACCGTAAACCAGGCAGAATTGCACATTTTTGAAACCAGCCGGGAGGTTCAGAATGTAAACCTGGAGTTTTCTGCCCCCGTAATAGCCAGTATGATCAAGGGCCGTAAGATCATGAATATCCGTGATTATGATCAGTTTGATTTTCTCCCCGGTGAGTCAGTCGTGATGCCCGCCTACGAAAATATGAATATCACCTTTCCGGATGCGACGGAGAACACGCCCACCCAGTGCACGGCCCTAACAATAGACCAGGGTAAGTTTTCGAATGTACTGGACAGGCTTAACGAATCCCGCCAATCGGAACGGCTACCTCTGCTCGATTATAACCTGAGCAATCTCCGCTTTACTAATTCAGAGGCTTTCCATCAGATAATTAACCGGCTGGTGTTCATCTTTATGGAGAATAATCCTGCCAAGGACTTTTTCGTGGATCTGCTGCTGCAGGAGCTTATCGTACGCCTGGTACAGGCCAGAAGCCTCCGCAGCCTGGATAACCCGCAGCACAAATCTGATACAGATGTGAGGCTTGCGAACGTGGTGGAGTTTATCAGAAATAATATTTCGCAGCAATTTGATGTGGATACTCTTAGTGAAAAAGCCTGTATGAGCAGTTCACACTTTTTTCGCTGCTTTAAAAACGAATTCGGCCTTAGCCCCCTGGAGTTTATTAATCAGGAAAAAATAGAAGCTGCTGCCCGTCTTATCAGAGAAAATCCTTCAGAGCAGTTAAAAGAAATTTACTATGACTGTGGTTTTAATAACTACTCCCACTTCAGTAAACTCTTCAAACGCTATAAGAAGCTAAGTCCGGCGGAATACCGCGATAGGTTTAATTGA
- a CDS encoding aldehyde dehydrogenase family protein — MDTAIETQKSTIQKPKFKDQYENFIGGEWVPPTNGEYFDNISPVDGAAFTRIPRSTKEDIDKAVTAAWKAAKTWNRTSATDRSNILLKIADIMEKNADQLAKIETWDNGKAVRETKAADIPLAIDHFRYFAGVIRAEEGSMSELDSTTVCINVKEPLGVVGQIIPWNFPILMAAWKVAPALAAGNCIVLKPAEQTPVGILLLAEMIQDVLPAGVLNIVNGFGVEAGKPLASHPDICKVAFTGETTTGQLIMQYASKNIIPVTLELGGKSPNVFFESVMMHDDEYLDKAVEGAVMFALNQGEVCTCPSRMLVQESIYDRFMEKVIARTEAIKMGHPLEDDTMMGAQASNDQYEKILNYINIGKEEGCEVLAGGGAAAVDGLSSGYYVKPTILKGNNKMRVFQEEIFGPVVCVTTFKDEAEAIEIANDTLYGLGAGVWTRDSHQAYQVSREIQAGRVWVNCYHLYPAHAPFGGYKKSGIGRENHKMMLDHYRQTKNMLISYDKNPMGFF; from the coding sequence ATGGATACAGCCATTGAAACCCAAAAATCGACGATCCAAAAACCAAAATTCAAGGACCAATACGAGAACTTTATAGGCGGAGAATGGGTGCCCCCCACCAACGGTGAGTATTTTGACAATATCTCACCTGTAGACGGTGCTGCATTTACCCGCATTCCCCGCTCTACCAAAGAAGATATAGATAAAGCCGTCACAGCAGCCTGGAAGGCAGCCAAAACCTGGAACAGAACATCGGCCACAGATCGCTCCAATATATTGCTGAAAATAGCTGATATCATGGAGAAGAATGCCGACCAACTGGCCAAAATAGAAACCTGGGATAATGGTAAGGCTGTTCGTGAAACCAAAGCGGCAGATATACCTTTGGCCATAGATCACTTCAGGTATTTTGCCGGAGTGATCAGGGCTGAAGAGGGAAGCATGAGCGAGCTTGACAGCACTACTGTTTGCATTAATGTAAAGGAGCCGCTAGGTGTAGTAGGCCAGATTATCCCCTGGAACTTCCCCATCCTTATGGCGGCATGGAAAGTAGCTCCGGCGCTGGCCGCAGGCAACTGTATCGTACTTAAGCCCGCTGAGCAGACACCAGTAGGCATTCTGCTCCTGGCCGAGATGATACAGGATGTATTGCCTGCCGGCGTACTCAATATTGTAAATGGGTTTGGCGTGGAGGCAGGCAAGCCACTTGCCTCGCACCCTGACATATGCAAAGTAGCCTTTACGGGGGAGACCACCACAGGCCAGCTTATCATGCAGTATGCCTCTAAAAACATCATACCTGTTACGCTTGAGCTGGGCGGCAAATCACCAAATGTCTTCTTTGAAAGCGTAATGATGCACGATGATGAGTACCTGGACAAAGCGGTAGAGGGTGCCGTTATGTTTGCACTGAATCAGGGCGAGGTTTGTACCTGTCCCTCACGTATGCTGGTGCAGGAAAGCATCTATGATCGCTTCATGGAAAAGGTAATTGCCCGAACTGAAGCCATCAAAATGGGTCACCCTTTGGAAGACGACACCATGATGGGGGCCCAGGCTTCTAATGATCAGTATGAGAAAATTCTCAATTACATTAATATTGGTAAAGAAGAAGGCTGTGAGGTACTTGCAGGCGGTGGCGCTGCCGCAGTGGACGGACTGAGCAGTGGCTACTACGTTAAGCCTACGATCCTGAAGGGTAATAATAAAATGCGGGTATTCCAGGAGGAGATATTCGGACCTGTAGTGTGCGTGACCACCTTTAAGGATGAAGCAGAAGCTATCGAAATAGCGAATGATACTCTATATGGACTTGGCGCCGGTGTATGGACCCGCGATTCACACCAGGCCTACCAGGTAAGCCGTGAGATTCAGGCAGGCCGCGTATGGGTCAATTGCTACCACCTATACCCCGCACATGCTCCATTCGGTGGCTATAAAAAATCTGGTATTGGTCGTGAGAACCACAAAATGATGCTGGACCATTACCGGCAGACGAAAAACATGCTCATCTCGTATGACAAAAATCCTATGGGCTTCTTTTAG
- a CDS encoding DUF779 domain-containing protein, producing the protein MVQRVQITDEAKEVVEKLKKQHGDLLFHQSGGCCDGSSPMCYPADDFMIDDNDVLLGHVAGCPFYMSKFQYEYWRHTQLTVDITQGRGSSFSVEIPLGLRFVTKSRLFTEQENALLADRSN; encoded by the coding sequence ATGGTACAACGCGTACAAATAACCGACGAAGCCAAAGAGGTAGTGGAAAAGTTGAAAAAGCAGCATGGAGACCTGTTATTTCATCAAAGCGGGGGCTGCTGCGACGGCTCCTCTCCCATGTGCTATCCGGCTGATGATTTTATGATCGATGATAATGATGTACTGCTCGGACACGTCGCCGGCTGCCCTTTCTATATGTCGAAATTCCAATACGAGTACTGGAGGCATACGCAGCTTACTGTAGACATTACCCAGGGTCGCGGCAGCAGCTTCTCAGTGGAGATTCCCCTCGGCCTCCGCTTCGTCACCAAAAGCCGGCTCTTCACAGAACAGGAAAACGCCTTGCTGGCGGACAGGAGCAATTAG
- a CDS encoding sorbosone dehydrogenase family protein, with the protein MRDRTERLFTSGNRPSALSAIFIGLGLFAGSCNSSTSSTSEASAAEYGSDTVQTAVGSLILPAPYATESVENRSELVGWPDGETPDAPPGFTVTRFADDLQHPRWSYVAPNNDIFVSESDDDGGANRITLLRDTDGDGQVDMQETFIDGLNQPFGMLVVGNTFYVANTDGLYKFPYEEGQTSIDKDLGEKIVSLPAGGYNHHWTRNVITNEAKDKLYIAVGSASNVGEYGMEEEERRANILVTDLDGNNEIIYASGLRNPVGIDWNPANGQLWAAVNERDKLGNNLVPDYITSVQKGGFYGWPYSYYGQIVDPRRAGEAPGLVERAIIPDVSVGPHTASLGLVFYDAEQFPAQYRNGAFVGQHGSWNRANLSGYKVVFVPFENGKPTGEPQDFLTGFMADESDSEVYGRPVCVAITPQGDLLVNDDDGNVIWKVSYTGE; encoded by the coding sequence ATGCGCGATCGTACAGAAAGACTTTTTACGTCGGGTAACCGCCCGTCTGCCCTATCTGCCATATTTATAGGATTGGGCCTTTTTGCGGGTAGCTGTAACTCCTCCACTTCTTCCACATCTGAGGCAAGCGCTGCAGAGTATGGATCCGATACGGTACAGACTGCTGTAGGATCACTGATATTACCCGCTCCCTACGCCACTGAGTCCGTCGAGAACCGGAGTGAACTCGTGGGGTGGCCCGATGGGGAGACGCCCGACGCCCCTCCCGGCTTTACCGTGACCCGCTTTGCCGATGACCTCCAGCATCCACGCTGGAGCTACGTAGCACCTAATAATGACATATTCGTATCAGAGTCAGATGATGATGGCGGAGCCAATCGCATTACCCTCCTTCGCGATACTGACGGCGACGGTCAGGTGGATATGCAGGAAACCTTCATAGACGGTCTCAACCAGCCCTTTGGCATGCTCGTGGTAGGGAACACCTTCTATGTAGCCAATACAGACGGACTATATAAATTCCCGTACGAAGAAGGCCAAACCTCTATTGACAAAGACCTCGGCGAAAAGATCGTATCCCTACCCGCCGGAGGCTACAATCACCACTGGACCCGCAATGTCATTACCAATGAAGCAAAAGACAAGCTATACATAGCCGTTGGCTCGGCCAGCAACGTAGGCGAATATGGCATGGAAGAGGAAGAACGCCGCGCTAACATCCTTGTGACCGACCTTGACGGTAACAACGAAATCATATACGCAAGTGGCTTGCGCAATCCCGTAGGGATAGACTGGAACCCCGCCAACGGTCAGCTATGGGCCGCAGTAAACGAACGCGATAAACTGGGGAACAACCTTGTTCCGGATTATATCACCAGCGTACAAAAAGGCGGTTTTTACGGATGGCCCTACTCCTACTATGGCCAGATAGTAGACCCCCGCAGGGCCGGAGAAGCTCCCGGGCTGGTAGAGCGTGCCATTATTCCTGATGTTTCTGTAGGTCCTCACACCGCCTCGCTCGGTCTTGTATTTTATGATGCTGAGCAATTTCCCGCACAGTACCGGAATGGTGCATTTGTAGGCCAGCACGGCTCATGGAACAGGGCAAACCTCAGCGGTTACAAAGTAGTTTTCGTCCCTTTTGAAAATGGAAAACCTACAGGCGAACCCCAGGACTTCCTCACAGGATTTATGGCCGATGAAAGCGACTCAGAGGTATATGGCCGTCCCGTCTGCGTAGCCATAACCCCACAGGGCGACCTCCTGGTAAATGACGACGACGGCAACGTCATCTGGAAAGTCAGCTACACAGGAGAATGA
- a CDS encoding GxxExxY protein yields MKHQELTGKIIGAAMEVHKVMGNGFQEIVYQRALAIEFEMQGIGYEREKELPLLYKGRDVGTRRVDFFVEDLIMVELKAVIRLEDVHLAQAMNYVEAYHMEIGLLLNFGARSLQFKRVHNNSLKIHP; encoded by the coding sequence ATGAAACACCAGGAGCTCACTGGCAAGATTATAGGGGCCGCAATGGAAGTGCATAAGGTGATGGGTAATGGCTTTCAGGAAATAGTATACCAGCGTGCTTTGGCTATTGAGTTTGAGATGCAGGGCATTGGTTATGAGCGGGAAAAGGAATTGCCGCTACTTTATAAGGGGCGTGACGTAGGCACACGCAGAGTCGACTTCTTTGTAGAAGATTTGATAATGGTAGAGCTAAAAGCCGTCATCCGACTCGAGGATGTACATTTGGCCCAGGCCATGAATTATGTAGAAGCCTACCATATGGAAATAGGCCTGCTATTAAATTTCGGTGCCCGAAGCCTGCAGTTTAAACGGGTGCACAACAATAGCCTGAAAATCCATCCATAG